AAGAAACAATGGCACAAAAGTGATGCAAAATATCTGTTTAATGAATTTGCACTCGCTAAAGTATGGCGGGCAAGAGTCATTGATGCGATTAATCACAGCGCTGAGTTAACCATGCCCACTGACACGCCTAAAAAATGGATGGTCGATTGCCGTAAGGTCGGATTTGGTGCCTCTGCTTTTAAATACTTATCACGTTATCTGTATCGTGGCGTGTTACCCGATAAAGACATTATTAACCTCTCCGAGGAAATGGTCACATTTAAGTATAAAGAAAGCAGCACTAATATGACTAAAGAACGTACTTTACCTGTGCTCGAATTCTTATGGTTAATCTTACAACACGTGTTACCAAAAGGTCTGCAGCGGGTGAGGGATTATGGGTTTTTAAGAGGTAATGCCAAACAACTGCGACTACAAATATTGCTGATATTGGGGAGCGACATAAGCACAATGGCGACACCAGTAAAACGCAAGCGTGCTATCTGTATTTGCCCATGCTGTCACCATGAAATGCATTTTATGGGCTTAAGTCGACTGAGAAACTAATGCGTGAAAACGTACGGTCTTAAACAGATCATTGACACAAATAAAAGATTAACAAGCCAGAGAGGTGATATGGCATTCAACATATAAAATATAACATACTGATATAATTGAGGTATCAATTTTATATTAGCGAGACTCGCCTTAAAGAAAGTTGAATTATTGAGCCAGCCCAAAACCCATTCCACTATTTACTATATAAAGCAAAGAGTCTCATACGGGCTTGTCCAACACTCAGATAAGGTGTCGGCTGCGCGACACCTATCCTTATTTGTTATACCTAAATTTGGTTCACCACTGCGAGGGCATCTATATTGTATGTTTTTTCTTTAATAAACTCTTTTATCATTACCCTATTCTTAGAAATTATA
Above is a genomic segment from Psychromonas sp. L1A2 containing:
- a CDS encoding IS91 family transposase, with product MSQFIALLERYQAQLEQQYGGLLNQDIRRAITDMLHCKNDVNRTTQWHCGHCQHDQQLPASCGNRSCPQCLHQTTSNWLAKQTDKLLPVHYFMVTFTLPYQLRVLARQHPKALYQLMLQVTAGILKDFAKRENKGSLGFTSVLHTHNRRRECHPHVHIIVPCGRYDTTKKQWHKSDAKYLFNEFALAKVWRARVIDAINHSAELTMPTDTPKKWMVDCRKVGFGASAFKYLSRYLYRGVLPDKDIINLSEEMVTFKYKESSTNMTKERTLPVLEFLWLILQHVLPKGLQRVRDYGFLRGNAKQLRLQILLILGSDISTMATPVKRKRAICICPCCHHEMHFMGLSRLRN